Below is a genomic region from Planctomycetota bacterium.
CCGCGAATCGCCGTCGCTGTCGCCCGCGGCGCCGCCGAAGGGTGGGGCGGCATCGTGCGGGCGGACGGCCTGCACGTCCGCTCCTTCGCGTTGGAGGCGGGCAAGGCCTTCTATTTCGCCACCTACGAGGTGAACGATCCGCGGCCGGATTACTCGAGCGACTTCGAGGCCGAAACCGCCCAGGAAGCCGCCGAGTGGATCGTCTCCGGCGGCGCGTTCGCTCGTCTGGAGAAGCCTGTCTGCTCCGCCGCGGCCGTCGCGACGGCCGACGGCTTCGACCTGGCCGGCTTCACGGTGGAGGCGTGACCATGAGGTGGATGCGGTCGGTCGCTTTCCTGGTGATCGTGTGCGCAGGCCTGATGCTTGCGGCCAAGGCGAACGGCTCTTCGCCGTCCGAGGGGGTGAGCGACGCGCGCTTCGCGCGCCTGGCGCGCGGCATCAATCTCTCGCACTGGTTCGCCCAGTCGCCGCGCGGCAACTATAGCCGAGAGCATCTCACGACGTACAACACCGAACGCGACCTCGACCTCATCGCCCGGATGGGCTTCTCACACGTCCGCCTGACGCTGAATCCGAAGGCCGTGAGCGACGCACCCGAAAGCCTTCCCTTCCATGCCGAACGCCTCGCGCTGCTCGACGCCGCCATCGCGGGGTTCCTTGCGCGCAACGTCGCCGTCGTCGTGGACCTCCATCCGGACGACGATTTCAAGACCCCCCTGGCGAAGGACGACGCGGCAGTCGAGCGGCTCGTCGCCTTCTGGCGGGCCTTGGCCGCCCATCTCGCCGGAACCGACCCCGAACGCGTCTTCTTCGAGGTGATGAACGAGCCCGTCATTGCGGATGCCGCCCGATGGAACGCCGTCCAGAAGCAAGTCCTCGCCGCCATGCGCGCGTCGGCCCCCCGCCACACGCTTATCGCCACGGGGCCGCGCTGGTCGAACGTGGACGAACTGGGGAAAGTCGAGCCCGTCGCCGACACGAACGTCGTGTACAACTTCCACCTCTACGAGCCGCACAACTTCACCCACCAGGGCGCGACCTGGGGCGCGGACTTCTGGCGACACTTCAAAGACGTGCCCTATCCGGCCGACCCCGAGGCCGTCGAGAAGATACTCCCTGGCATCGCCGACGAAAGGGCGAAGCAAATCCTCCGGCGCTATGGCGAAGAACGCTGGAACGCCGACAAGATCGAGGCCCTTGTCGTCCGCGCCGCCGAATGGGCCAAAGCGCACGGCGTACGCCTCACGTGCAACGAGTTCGGCGTGTACCGCAAAGTTTCGCCGCCCGAGGCGCGCCTTCGCTGGATCCGCGACGTGCGCACCGCCCTGGAAAAGCACCATATCGGCTGGGCCATGTGGGACTACGCGGGCGGCTTCAGCGTCGTCGTCGAGAAAGACGGACGCCGAGCGCCCGACCCCGCAACTCTCGACGCCCTCGGCCTCAAAACGCCTGTCTGAGCGGCCGGCGCACCGAGTGCACCCGAGGGCAGAGGCGTCCGCGGCCGGGCGAAGATGGGAATTTGCTTGCCCGCCCCGGCCGAGCGACCTAGACTTCCCTCGCCGCGCCATCGCCTTCGCCGGCCGCTGTGGCCGCGAACGATCGGCCGTCCGCATTCCTCACCCCTGCGACGGCTCCATGTGAGGGCTGCTGCCGATGTGTATCCGGATTCTTGTCGGGTCCCTGGCTCTCGCGTCGGTGATGGCAGGCTTGCTCCAGGCGGCCGAACTCGACCCGCGCTACATGCCCCTCTCCGAAGTTCGGCCCGGCATGACCGGCGTCGGCAAGACCACGCTCGTCGGCTCCGAGATCACCGAGTTCGAAATCGTCGTCCTGGCGGTCCTCAAGAACGTCTCGCCGGGGCGGGATCTCATCATGATCCGCTGCCGCGGCGCGGGGCTCGAGGAGACCGGCGTCGTCGCCGGCATGAGCGGGTCGCCCGTTTACATTGAGGGCCGCCTCGTCGGCGCCGCGGCCTATGCGTTCCAATGGAGCAAGGCGCCGATCGTCGGCGTCCAACCCATCGAGCAGATGCTCGAGGTGGCGGACCGCTCGCCGCCGGCCGATCGGCCGCCGAGTGCCCGGCGGGCCGACGCGGATCCGGCCGTCTCGATTCCCGCTTCGGCGCTGGGCGACGCGCCCCCTGCGGCCTCCGGCCGCGAAACGTTCCAGATGCGCTCCATCCGCACGCCCCTGATGGTCAGCGGCGCGTCGCCTCGGCTGCTGGCCCACCTGGGCGAGCAACTGGCGCCCTTCGGTCTGGTGCCGATGCAGGGCGGGGCGGCCCCCGCCGACCTGGCCGCCGGCGCCCGCCTCGAACCGGGCGCCCCCTTGGCCGTCAGCCTCGTGCGCGGCGACATGGACGTGACGGCCATGGGAACCATTACCGAGGTGGCCGGCGACCGGGTGTACGGTTTCGGGCATTCGTTGATCGGTCTCGGCGAGGCCGACTATCCCCTGATGACGGGCGTGGCCCAGACGGTCGTGCCCTCGCTGGCCGCCTCGTTCCGCCTCGGTGCGCCGGCCAAGGAAGTCGGACGCCTGCTGAGGGACGAGGAGACGGCGGTCTTCGGCCGCCTCGGCGACGAGCGGGCCCCGATGGTGCCGCTCCGCGTGACGGTCCGCGGCCCCGGCGCCGGCGACGAGCGCTCGAGCCGCTACGAAGTGATCCGCCATCGGTTGTTTTCGCCGATCCTGGCGAGTGCGATGACGCTCAACAGTCTCCTGGTGCGCTCCGAATGGCCGATCGACCACACGGTCGCCTATCGCGTGGCCGTCAAGCCCGTCGGCCGCGACCCGATCGTCCGCGAGAACTTCGCCGTTTCGCCCGACGGCGCCATGCGCGTGATGGCCCAGGTCCGCAGCATCGTGTCGCTCCTCATGGAAAACCCCTTCGAGCCGCTCACGGTCGAATCCATCGACGTTTCGGCCGACGTCGAGCCGAAGTCGCGCCTCGCCGCGATTGAGACGGCGCGGCTCCTGACGAACGCGGTGCGTCCCGGCGGCGCCGTCGCCGCCGAACTTCGGATCCGGCCGTGGCGCGGCGAGCCTTTCTGGATGCCCCTCTCCGTCGCCGTGCCCGGGGACTATCCGGAGGGCGCCTATCGGTTGACCTTCTGCGGGGCGGACGAGGCCCTGCGCCAGGAGGCCCGCGAGACCCCCGCCCGCTTCACCCCGCGCGACCTCGAAGGCTTGCTGTGGGTTCTTCGGCACGACCTCGCGCGGAACCAGTTGTTCACGCGGCTCGAGGCGCCCGGCGAGGGCCTGGCCGTCGGCGACGAGGAGTTGCCCAACCTCCCGCCGTCCATGCGCGCCATCCTCTCGGACGCCGCCCGCCTCCGCGTCGCCGGCCTCCGCGGGTCGCGCGTCTCGGCCCAGGCGGTTCCGTGGGTGCTGTCCGGGGAGGCGAGTCTGGAGGTCACGGTGGATCGTCGCGCGCCGGAGTAGGGTCCGTCCGCGCCGCACGGTTTTTTTCGTGGAGGTCGAGATGACACATCGGCGAATCGGGTTGGCCTTGACGGTCCTCGCGCTGGCCGCGCTTGGGGCGCCGCCCAGCGAGGCCGCGACCAAAACCTTCCTCGAAACCAACCAGGAGGACTTCGCCGAAGGCAAGGCCGACGGCGTCGTCTGGACGAGCCTCGGAACGCTGCGCCTCGGCCGGGCCCTCGACAGCCTCCTCGACGAAACCAAAGGCGTGGATTACGTCGCCAAGATCGCCGAGGCCCCCGACGGCGCCCTCTTCGCCGTCACCGGCGGCGCCGGACGCGTCTATCGCATCGACGGCGACAAGGTCGCCCTCTACGCCACGCTCCCCGACAAGTTCCTCTTCTCCTGTGCCGCCGGTCCGGACGGCGTCCTTTACGTCGGCTCCGGCGGCACGAAGGGACGCCTCTGGCGCCTCACGCCCCGGAAGGAGGGGGAGCCCAAGCAGGAAGTCCTCTTCGAGGACGAGAAGGTCAAGTACATCTGGGATCTCGTCTGCCTGCCGGACGGCGCCCTGGCGGCCGCCACCGGCGACGAAGGCAAACTCCTCCGCATCAACCGCGACGGCAAGAGCGAAGTCCTCCTGGATAGCGAGGAAAAGCATCTCCTGTGCCTCGCCCTGGCGCCCGACGGCGCCCTCTACGCCGGCTCGGACGGAGCGGGCCTCGTCTATCGCTGGGCCGACAAGAAGGCCTTCCTCCTCTACGACGCCGATGAGCCGGAGATCACCGGCCTGGCGCTCGACGCCGACGGCAACCTCTACGCGGGCGCCTCCAGCGGCACAGGCGGCCGGGGCGGCGGCGCCGAAATCCCCGCCGGGACCACCACCATCCGAATCTTGCCCGTCCCCGAAAGGGGGCCGGAGGACGCCTTCTCAACCGACGAGCGGAACGTCCCGCCGGGGAAGAAACTCCCAAAGGCCGCGCCCGAGCAAGATCCTTCCGGAGAACCCGAGTCGAAAAGCGCTGACGTCTCCGGCGAGGCGCCCTCCGAGACGCCCCCGGCCCCGCAGCCGATCCAGTCGCTTGCCGAAAAGTTGCAGGAGGCCATGCTGGCCGCTCGACGCACGGCCGCGAAAATCTCCGTCGGCGGTCCCGGCGGCGGTGTCGGCAACCGCGTCTATCGCATCACCCCCCGGGGCATCGTCACCCCCATCTTCGAGGGGCCCGACCAGATGATTCTCGCCCTCGCCGTCGCCGGCGGACGCCTCCTGGTCGCCACCGGCCGCAAAGCCCACATCTACGAGGTCGCGCTTGCCGGCGAACCCGAGGATGCCTGCGTCGCGGGCATGGACCCGAAACAGGCGATGGCCCTGGCCGTCACGCGCGGCGGGCGGGTCGTGGTCGGCACGGCGTCGCCGGGCCGGCTCTACGGCCTGTCGAAGGGTTTCGCCCGCGAAGGGACCTTCACGAGCCAGGTCCACGACGCCGGCGGGTCCGCCACCTGGGGCGCGCTGGACTGGATCGCCCGGACGCCCGCCGGGGCGCAGGTGCGCCTCGCGATGCGGACCGGCAACGTCGGCGACCCCGAGAAGGGGCTGTGGTCCGACTGGTCGAAGGACCTTGGGGCTTCGCCGGCGGCGATTCCGAGCCCCGCCGGCCGGTACATCCAGTTCCGCGTCACGATGCAGACGCGCGACGACGCCGTGACGCCTACCCTCGAACAGTTCGAGGCCGCCTACCTCCGCGCCAATGAGCCGCCCAGGATCGCCTCCGTCGGCGAGCAGGCGCCGCTCCCGGCGCGCCGGGACGTCCAGGCCCAGGCGATGGAGCGCCTCCGCCAGACGATGCAGGCCCGCGCCCGGTCGAGCGGCGACTCGACCCCGCCGCCGCAGCCTCAGCCCGCGCAGCCCCAGGGACCCCAGCCGGTCCGCCTGCTCGTCTGGCAGGCGACCGACCCGAACGGCGACCGCTTGACCTTCGACCTCTACTTCCGCGGCCAGGGCGAACCCACCTGGATCCGACTCGAAAAAAACCTCGTCCAGCCTCAGTTCCCCTGGGACACGAGCACCGTCGCCGACGGCTGGTACGAGATCAAGGTCGTCGCGAGCGACCGGCTCGACAACCCCGCCGACGCCGCCCTCGAAGACGCCCGGGTGAGCGACCCGATCCTCATCGACAACACGCCGCCGCTCATCGAGAAGGTCGGGACGGAGGTGCGAGGGGGCGAGGTCACGGTGCGCTTCGTCGTCCGCGACGCGACCAGTTGGATCACCGAGGCGGCCTACGCGGTGGATTCGGCCGAGGACTGGCACGCCGTCGGCCCGGCGGACGGACTGTTTGACAGCCCGCGCGAGGAGATCCGCTTCGTCGTCCGCGACCTGGCGAAGGGACCCCACCGCCTGGCGATCCGCGCGAGCGACAAGGCCGGCAACATCGCCCGCGCCGCCGCCACCGTCACCGTCAAGGAATAGAAAAATACCCCTGGGCTATTTTTCGGGGGACTCAGGGGTTGCGGAACGTGGTCAGGAAGACCGCCGACCGCGGGCCGTGGGAGGTGAACGTCAGCCGGCGCGCCGAATCGCCCGTCACCTCGAACCGAATCTGGAGGTGGTCCTTCGGAAGAATCTCCGGCGCCCGGTCCGCCCACTCCAGGGCCGCCACCCCGTCGCCTTCGAGCATCTCCTCCGCGCCGATGCCCTCCAGGTCCCGCGCGCCCGCAAGGCGATAGGCGTCCAGGTGGTAGAACGGCAATCGGCCGTCGAGGTACTCCCGGCAAAGGACGAAGGTGGGGCTGGTGACCTCGCGCGCGGCCGCGGCGCCGAGTCCCTCGGCGACGCCTTTCGCGAAATGCGTCTTGCCGCTCCCGAGTTCCCCGACCAGCGCGAGGCAGTCACCCGCCTGGGCCGCTTGCCCGATCCGCCGACCGAACGCGACCGTCTCCTCGGGGCTTTGCGTCTCGATGGTCCAGGTGTCACTCACTTGGTCACCACTTGGCGCCGGTTATACTGGGTGGTACTGGCGGCTTGTCCGCCAGTGCGCTCACCGGAAATGCTCCCAACCGCGCGGCTCCAGCGGATCGCGCCGGCCGCCGGGGCGGACGAGCGTGACCTCGCGTCCCGCGGTCACGCGTCCGATGCGCGAGAGGGGAACGCCTTCGAGCGGATTCTTCGCCGCCAGCCGCTCGCCGTCCTCCGGGCCGACCGCAAAGAGGAGTTCGAAATCCTCGCCGTCCGAGAGGGCGTGCTCAAGTGCGGGCCGGCCGTCCGCTTCCGCCAGTCGCCTCGCATCGGCCGAGATCGGAACGGCCTCGGCCTCGACCTCTGCGCCGACGCCGCTCTCTTCGCACAGATGCCCGAGGTCCGTCGAGAGGCCGTCCGAAAGGTCAATCATCGCGTGGAGCATGACCGTCCGCGCGAGGATCCTCGCCTCTGCCACGCGCGGGACGAACGAAAGATGCCGCCCCACGACCGAGCCGCCGAGTTCTCCCGTCACGAAAAGCCAATCTCCCGGCTTCGCGCCGGAGCGCCGCACCGGCTCGATGCCGTCCGCCCGGGCGACGAGCGCCGTGCCGACCGAGAGCGGCCCGGAGCCGCTCACAATGTCGCCGCCGACGATCGGGCACGCGAAGCGTTCGGCGGCGTCGGCCAGGCCCCGGCAGATTTCTTTCGCGAACGCCATGTCGCGGCTGTTTGGCAGAGCGACCCACGCCACCGCACAGACAGGGAGGGCGGCCATCGCCGCCGCGTCCGACAGGCTCACCGCGAGGGCCTTGTAGCCGACCTGGCGCGGCGTCGCCTTCTCGAGGTCGAAGTGCGTCCCCTCGACGAGGGCGTCCACCGTGACGAGGCACTCGGATTCGCCCGCGAGGCTGACGATGGCCATGTCGTCGCCCGGGCCGAGCGGCACCGCGCGCGGGTCGAGGCGCGTCCGGTCCCGGATCCAGTGGATGAGCCGCCACTCGCCTTTGTCGCGCAACATGAATCTTCTCGCGATTCTACATCGTCCGTATTGTTTGGAGCATGGCCCGTGGTCCGGCAAGTGACTGAGTAACTGGGTAACTGAGTGACGGAGGCGGCGCACGGGCGGTGCTGCTTTTCATGCTTTTCGCCTTTTCACGGAGCGGATAAGGCCGCTCAAGATAGCGTCTACTTCGTGTGAGAGGTCGCGGACCTCAGTCAGCGCGGTTCCCTTTAGCCACCCGAGCCGCCTCGCCAATTCCGCGTGGGTTTGAAGTTCGAAAAGGCTTCCTCGTGCCACTTCGAGGAAACGGCGAAACTCGGCCTTTCGCCCCCGGCCGAAACCTTCGGCGATGTTTGCAGCCACACTCGTTGCCGACCGCCGCATTTGGGAAACGAGTCCGAACCGCTCCGACTCGGGAAAGGTTTCGGTCGCTCGATAAGTTCCTTGCGCCAGCGTCATCGCCTTCTGCCAGGCCGCCAAGTCGCGGTACGTCCGTATGTCGGTGGCCGGCCGCGCATTCATAGGACCTCGGCGCCTCCTCAGTTACTCCGTCACTCCGTCACTCAGTTACTCTCCTCAGATGAACTCCGCGAGATAAGAGAACGCTTCCTCGGCCACCTCGCGCGCCTGGGCTTCGTACGGATACAGTTCCACGGTGATCCAGCCGTCGTATCCGGAGTCGCGGAGGGCCCGGAGCGCCTTCGGGAAATCAATCGCCCCGCGTCCGGGCACGAGATGCTTGTGCTCGCGCGACGGCGCGATGTCCTCCAGGTGCACGTGGCGGATGTGCGGCGCGAGCCGATGCGCCGCCTCCGCCGGGTCCACGCCCACGCAGTAGAAGTGGCCGATGTCGAAGTTCAGCCCCAGCCGCCGATGCGAAAAGCCCTTCAGCAACTCCTCGAACTCTTCCGGCCGCTCGATGAGGAGGTGCGGCTCCGGTTCCACGAGGAGGTCCACGCCGCACTCGTCCGCCAGCGGCAGCACGCGCGCCAGACCATCCCGATAGAGCGCCAGGGCCTCGGAGCGGCTCATGCCTTCCGGGAGCGGCCCGCCGGGCTCCAGGCTGAGGCTCGGCGCCCCGAGGTCGCGCGCGAGAAGGATGCAGTTCTCAGTGTGCTCGACGCGCACCTCGCGCGCCTTTTCGTCGGGCTCGATCCACGACGGATGATAAGTGTCGCCCACGGCGAAGAGCGTGAACGCATTTAGATTGGTCAACGCGAGGCGCAGTTTCTCCAGGAGCGCCCGCACCCGCTCGATCCGCCGCGCGTCCATGTCGCGCGGATAGGCGTGCGGCACGTCGGCCAGGATCTCGACGCCGGCGTAACCGCACTCGGCGATCTCGCGCAGGCTCTCCTCGAGGCTCGTCTGCTTGAACGCGTTGGTGCTGAAGGCCAAATTCATGGTTTCCGGGCATCCTCCGGTCCGTCCGTCCCGGCCCGGGCCGCGAGTGCGGCCTGCATCACCGATTGCCCGCGGACCACGAAAAAGAGGATCCGGTTTCCCTTTTTCACCTGGACGAGGAGTGCCCCGAGCGTCTCGATGTCCGCGACTCGGTAGCGGTCCACCTGGACGATGACGTCGCCGGCGCGGAGG
It encodes:
- a CDS encoding cellulase family glycosylhydrolase, which translates into the protein MRWMRSVAFLVIVCAGLMLAAKANGSSPSEGVSDARFARLARGINLSHWFAQSPRGNYSREHLTTYNTERDLDLIARMGFSHVRLTLNPKAVSDAPESLPFHAERLALLDAAIAGFLARNVAVVVDLHPDDDFKTPLAKDDAAVERLVAFWRALAAHLAGTDPERVFFEVMNEPVIADAARWNAVQKQVLAAMRASAPRHTLIATGPRWSNVDELGKVEPVADTNVVYNFHLYEPHNFTHQGATWGADFWRHFKDVPYPADPEAVEKILPGIADERAKQILRRYGEERWNADKIEALVVRAAEWAKAHGVRLTCNEFGVYRKVSPPEARLRWIRDVRTALEKHHIGWAMWDYAGGFSVVVEKDGRRAPDPATLDALGLKTPV
- a CDS encoding four helix bundle protein, giving the protein MNARPATDIRTYRDLAAWQKAMTLAQGTYRATETFPESERFGLVSQMRRSATSVAANIAEGFGRGRKAEFRRFLEVARGSLFELQTHAELARRLGWLKGTALTEVRDLSHEVDAILSGLIRSVKRRKA
- the thiL gene encoding thiamine-phosphate kinase, producing the protein MLRDKGEWRLIHWIRDRTRLDPRAVPLGPGDDMAIVSLAGESECLVTVDALVEGTHFDLEKATPRQVGYKALAVSLSDAAAMAALPVCAVAWVALPNSRDMAFAKEICRGLADAAERFACPIVGGDIVSGSGPLSVGTALVARADGIEPVRRSGAKPGDWLFVTGELGGSVVGRHLSFVPRVAEARILARTVMLHAMIDLSDGLSTDLGHLCEESGVGAEVEAEAVPISADARRLAEADGRPALEHALSDGEDFELLFAVGPEDGERLAAKNPLEGVPLSRIGRVTAGREVTLVRPGGRRDPLEPRGWEHFR
- a CDS encoding sugar phosphate isomerase/epimerase, with product MNLAFSTNAFKQTSLEESLREIAECGYAGVEILADVPHAYPRDMDARRIERVRALLEKLRLALTNLNAFTLFAVGDTYHPSWIEPDEKAREVRVEHTENCILLARDLGAPSLSLEPGGPLPEGMSRSEALALYRDGLARVLPLADECGVDLLVEPEPHLLIERPEEFEELLKGFSHRRLGLNFDIGHFYCVGVDPAEAAHRLAPHIRHVHLEDIAPSREHKHLVPGRGAIDFPKALRALRDSGYDGWITVELYPYEAQAREVAEEAFSYLAEFI
- the tsaE gene encoding tRNA (adenosine(37)-N6)-threonylcarbamoyltransferase complex ATPase subunit type 1 TsaE, producing MSDTWTIETQSPEETVAFGRRIGQAAQAGDCLALVGELGSGKTHFAKGVAEGLGAAAAREVTSPTFVLCREYLDGRLPFYHLDAYRLAGARDLEGIGAEEMLEGDGVAALEWADRAPEILPKDHLQIRFEVTGDSARRLTFTSHGPRSAVFLTTFRNP
- a CDS encoding WD40 repeat domain-containing protein, with amino-acid sequence MTHRRIGLALTVLALAALGAPPSEAATKTFLETNQEDFAEGKADGVVWTSLGTLRLGRALDSLLDETKGVDYVAKIAEAPDGALFAVTGGAGRVYRIDGDKVALYATLPDKFLFSCAAGPDGVLYVGSGGTKGRLWRLTPRKEGEPKQEVLFEDEKVKYIWDLVCLPDGALAAATGDEGKLLRINRDGKSEVLLDSEEKHLLCLALAPDGALYAGSDGAGLVYRWADKKAFLLYDADEPEITGLALDADGNLYAGASSGTGGRGGGAEIPAGTTTIRILPVPERGPEDAFSTDERNVPPGKKLPKAAPEQDPSGEPESKSADVSGEAPSETPPAPQPIQSLAEKLQEAMLAARRTAAKISVGGPGGGVGNRVYRITPRGIVTPIFEGPDQMILALAVAGGRLLVATGRKAHIYEVALAGEPEDACVAGMDPKQAMALAVTRGGRVVVGTASPGRLYGLSKGFAREGTFTSQVHDAGGSATWGALDWIARTPAGAQVRLAMRTGNVGDPEKGLWSDWSKDLGASPAAIPSPAGRYIQFRVTMQTRDDAVTPTLEQFEAAYLRANEPPRIASVGEQAPLPARRDVQAQAMERLRQTMQARARSSGDSTPPPQPQPAQPQGPQPVRLLVWQATDPNGDRLTFDLYFRGQGEPTWIRLEKNLVQPQFPWDTSTVADGWYEIKVVASDRLDNPADAALEDARVSDPILIDNTPPLIEKVGTEVRGGEVTVRFVVRDATSWITEAAYAVDSAEDWHAVGPADGLFDSPREEIRFVVRDLAKGPHRLAIRASDKAGNIARAAATVTVKE